A DNA window from Coffea arabica cultivar ET-39 chromosome 6c, Coffea Arabica ET-39 HiFi, whole genome shotgun sequence contains the following coding sequences:
- the LOC140008835 gene encoding uncharacterized protein — protein MALVLRYVDKEGCIRERFFGVIHVRDTMALTLKEAIFSTLSQHNLAIHNIRGQGYDGASNMRGEWNGLQALICHECPYAYYIHCLAHRLQLALVAASREVASVHQFFSNLVFIINIVTASSKRNDELKEAQAIEIATKIANGELETGRGLNQIGTLKRAGDTRWGSHLDSISSLLKMFNATCVVLSNIAADGGSYSQRGDANFALNQLLSFGFVFTLHLMKDIMEITHHLCMALQRKSQDILNGMHLVSSTTKLLKNFRDSGWNDFLVKVKLFCEQHQIDIPDMNAQYIARRGRSRGHHDEISVEHYYRVDIFIATIDYQLQELHSRFNDHTVELLVLSTALDPRNGFMMFKIDDICKLAEKFYPNDFMEQELVRLRIELQHFELDIPNHPELQELSGIHELCQGLVKKRKSVMYPLIDRLIRLVLTLPVSTATTEQVTPPCVNAILGNNFSSF, from the exons ATGGCTCTTGTTTTGAGATATGTAGATAAGGAAGGATGCATTCGTGAACGATTTTTTGGTGTTATTCATGTCCGTGATACTATGGCTTTAACTTTGAAGGAAGCTATTTTTTCTACTCTCTCTCAACATAATTTGGCCATTCATAACATCCGTGGACAAGGGTATGATGGAGCTAGTAATATGAGAGGTGAATGGAATGGCTTGCAAGCTTTAATTTGCCATGAATGTCCATATGCCTATTACATTCATTGTTTGGCCCATAGGCTTCAACTTGCTTTAGTTGCAGCTTCTAGAGAAGTAGCTTCTGTTCACCAATTCTTCTCCAATTTAGTTTTTATTATCAACATTGTTACTGCATCTAGCAAACGTAATGATGAATTAAAGGAGGCTCAAGCAATTGAAATTGCTACTAAAATTGCTAATGGTGAACTTGAAACTGGAAGGGGGCTTAATCAAATTGGCACTTTAAAACGAGCTGGAGATACTCGTTGGGGTTCTCATTTGGATTCTATTTCTAGTTTACTGAAAATGTTCAATGCTACTTGTGTGGTTTTAAGTAACATTGCAGCAGATGGAGGTTCATACTCTCAACGTGGAGATGCTAATTTTGCTTTGAATCAGTTGTTATCCTTTGGATTTGTTTTCACATTGCATCTTATGAAAGACATTATGGAAATCACTCATCATCTTTGTATGGCATTGCAACGTAAATCTCAAGATATTTTGAATGGAATGCATCTTGTCTCAAGCACAACAAAGCTACTGAAGAATTTTCGAGATTCGGGATGGAATGATTTCTTGGTGAAAGTTAAATTATTTTGTGAGCAACATCAAATTGATATCCCGGATATGAATGCTCAATATATTGCAAGACGTGGTAGATCTCGTGGTCATCATGATGAGATTAGTGTGGAGCATTATTATCGAGTGGATATATTTATTGCAACAATTGATTATCAATTGCAAGAGTTACATAGCAGGTTTAATGATCATACCGTGGAATTGCTTGTTTTGAGCACTGCTTTAGATCCTAGAAATGGATTTATGATGTTCAAGATTGATGATATTTGTAAACTTGCTGAGAAGTTCTATCCgaatgattttatggagcaagaaCTAGTACGTCTAAGAATAGAACTTCAACATTTTGAGCTTGACATTCCAAATCATCCTGAATTGCAAGAATTATCTGGTATTCATGAGTTATGTCAAGGCTtggtgaagaaaagaaaatcagtgATGTATCCTCTTATTGACAGATTGATTAGACTTGTTCTTACTCTTCCTGTATCAACTGCAACTACAGAGCAg GTCACGCCTCCTTGTGTAAATGCCATTCTTGGAAACAATTTCTCATCTTTTTAA